Proteins from a single region of Desulfitibacter alkalitolerans DSM 16504:
- the aroF gene encoding 3-deoxy-7-phosphoheptulonate synthase — protein MVVVMKNNSTPEQIKSVTKKLEKLGFKTHIIHGTKRIVIGAIGTREDLETMNLERLPGVERIVPIMKPFKLVSREAQETDSIINIKGVNFGGNNITVIAGPCAIESREQLLTAAHMVKKAGAQVLRGGAFKPRTSPYAFQGLEEEGLKLLREASQLTGLVTVTEVIDERSLNMSMDYVDILQIGARNMHNFQLLKVAGQSGKPILLKRGLSATIEEWLMSAEYIMAEGNNKVILCERGIRTFETYTRNTLDLSAVSLVRQLSHLPVIVDPSHSTGNTKLVPPMSLAALAAGANGLIIEMHPDPSTALCDGHQSLTPDELNLLMKRVTRMLEVLSDDSAVEMEDVVNG, from the coding sequence ATGGTTGTAGTAATGAAGAACAATTCCACACCTGAGCAAATTAAATCTGTAACTAAGAAGCTGGAAAAACTAGGATTTAAAACACACATTATTCATGGAACAAAAAGAATTGTTATTGGTGCAATAGGAACCAGGGAAGATCTTGAAACCATGAATTTGGAAAGACTGCCTGGAGTTGAACGAATAGTCCCTATAATGAAACCCTTTAAGCTGGTAAGCCGTGAGGCCCAGGAAACAGATTCCATTATTAATATTAAGGGAGTTAATTTTGGAGGAAACAATATTACTGTCATAGCAGGACCTTGTGCCATAGAAAGCAGAGAACAGTTATTAACTGCCGCTCACATGGTGAAGAAAGCCGGAGCACAGGTATTAAGGGGTGGGGCCTTTAAACCCCGGACATCACCATATGCTTTTCAAGGTCTAGAGGAGGAAGGTCTCAAGCTCCTCAGGGAAGCCTCCCAACTGACAGGTCTGGTTACTGTTACTGAGGTCATTGATGAACGCAGCTTAAATATGTCCATGGATTATGTAGATATTTTGCAAATTGGTGCAAGAAACATGCATAATTTTCAACTGCTCAAAGTGGCAGGTCAATCTGGCAAACCTATATTGTTAAAGAGAGGTCTGTCGGCAACTATTGAAGAATGGTTAATGTCAGCTGAGTATATTATGGCAGAGGGTAATAATAAGGTCATATTGTGTGAAAGGGGCATAAGAACCTTTGAAACCTACACCCGTAATACCCTTGATTTAAGCGCAGTATCCCTGGTTAGGCAGCTTAGTCATTTACCTGTAATCGTAGATCCAAGTCACTCCACAGGAAATACCAAGCTGGTTCCACCAATGTCTTTAGCTGCCCTAGCAGCTGGGGCAAATGGCTTAATTATAGAAATGCATCCCGATCCAAGTACGGCCTTGTGTGACGGCCATCAATCATTAACACCTGATGAACTTAACCTATTAATGAAAAGGGTTACCAGAATGCTTGAAGTTTTATCAGATGATTCAGCGGTAGAAATGGAGGATGTGGTCAATGGATAA
- the pheA gene encoding prephenate dehydratase, translating into MDKKIGCLGPIGTFCELAVEKYFQQENYILEPYSSIQKVFASVHSGEVDLGVVPMENSCEGTVNQTLDLLAYGYPCGLEEETCQYDIKIIGEIILPIKHSLLARPGVRLEEVNSIISHSQAIAQCRHYLGEALPHAKLVEVSSTAEAVRHVSQSAEPWAAIAMANTAKKYGLAVLAEEINDYTNNETRFIIISKKEQECFIDCKTSILVNILDQPGALYQALKEFSLRGINLTKIESRPAKTRIGQYLFFIDLDGHYLEPRIKEALDEIHSISNPVKILGSYRASMNNTGRKSEFTPSLDYLRGEVDIIDEQIIEMLARRTKLVEQIGSYKSSAANVHDPKREEWILGRLSALAEEKGFSPTVTVKIYKTLFEHFVALQKKQGQA; encoded by the coding sequence ATGGATAAAAAAATAGGCTGCCTGGGACCAATTGGAACCTTTTGTGAATTAGCTGTAGAAAAATATTTTCAACAGGAGAATTATATCCTGGAGCCCTACTCATCAATACAAAAGGTTTTTGCCTCTGTTCACTCAGGGGAGGTGGATTTAGGGGTTGTCCCAATGGAAAACTCCTGTGAGGGAACAGTTAATCAGACCCTTGATCTCCTGGCTTATGGATATCCATGTGGCCTTGAGGAAGAAACTTGCCAATATGACATTAAGATTATTGGGGAGATAATTCTACCTATTAAACACAGCCTCCTGGCCAGGCCAGGTGTGAGGTTAGAGGAGGTTAACAGCATTATTTCCCATTCCCAGGCAATAGCTCAATGCAGGCATTACCTGGGGGAAGCCCTTCCCCACGCAAAGCTGGTTGAGGTTAGCAGCACTGCCGAGGCGGTAAGGCATGTCTCCCAATCAGCTGAACCATGGGCGGCTATTGCAATGGCAAATACAGCCAAAAAATATGGGCTTGCTGTGTTAGCCGAGGAGATAAATGACTATACCAATAATGAAACTAGATTCATAATAATTTCCAAAAAAGAACAAGAATGCTTTATTGACTGCAAGACTTCTATTTTAGTTAACATCTTAGACCAGCCGGGCGCTTTATATCAGGCTTTGAAGGAGTTTTCCCTCAGGGGAATAAACCTGACAAAAATAGAATCCAGGCCTGCAAAAACACGAATTGGACAGTACTTATTTTTCATTGATTTAGATGGACATTATTTAGAACCCAGGATTAAGGAAGCTTTAGATGAAATACACAGCATCAGTAATCCGGTAAAAATTTTAGGCTCATACAGGGCTTCCATGAACAATACAGGGAGAAAAAGCGAGTTTACTCCCAGCCTGGATTACCTACGCGGGGAAGTGGACATCATAGATGAGCAGATAATTGAAATGCTGGCGAGACGTACTAAATTGGTAGAGCAAATTGGCAGCTACAAATCTAGTGCTGCCAATGTACATGACCCAAAAAGAGAAGAGTGGATCTTGGGTAGATTAAGTGCCCTTGCAGAGGAAAAAGGCTTTAGCCCAACTGTAACAGTCAAAATATATAAAACTTTATTTGAGCACTTTGTAGCCTTACAAAAAAAACAGGGTCAGGCTTGA
- a CDS encoding DUF362 domain-containing protein: protein MKGLQVIYGDRPREMVKKLLYEIELEKKLSKDSIIGLKPNLVLAKPASSGATTSPEIAAGIIEYFQERGFINIRIMEGSWVGDSTKRAYKVCGYENIAQRYNVPLLDLKNDLGVNEQFLGENYKICETVKQVDYLINLPVLKGHCQTKMTCALKNLKGCIPDSEKRRFHSLGLHKPIAYLNGIIKAKLHIVDGIMGDLTFEEGGNPVEMGRIIAGTDPVLVDSYVAELMGYEINEIKHVQIAHEIGLGQLYSDDTPIKEIDRKNMPSVTIKPGHKVKHLSKWINENQACSPCYGSLIHALDKLDDMGLLGSYKGKISIGRGYKESAIDGIGVGICTSKSRYNIAGCPPRAKDLVQVLQKVIKNKK from the coding sequence ATGAAGGGCTTACAAGTTATTTATGGTGACAGGCCTCGGGAGATGGTTAAAAAACTACTTTATGAAATTGAGCTCGAAAAGAAGCTTTCCAAGGACAGTATTATTGGCTTAAAGCCAAATCTGGTTCTGGCAAAACCGGCCAGCTCTGGTGCCACCACCTCTCCAGAAATAGCTGCAGGCATCATTGAATATTTCCAGGAGAGGGGGTTTATCAATATCAGGATTATGGAAGGCTCCTGGGTAGGAGACAGCACTAAGAGGGCTTATAAGGTTTGCGGCTATGAAAATATTGCCCAGAGGTATAACGTACCGCTACTTGACTTGAAAAATGATTTGGGAGTAAATGAACAGTTTCTGGGCGAAAACTACAAAATATGTGAAACTGTAAAGCAGGTAGACTATTTAATCAATCTTCCAGTTCTCAAGGGCCACTGCCAAACCAAAATGACCTGCGCTTTAAAGAATTTAAAAGGGTGCATCCCTGATTCGGAAAAAAGGAGATTTCACTCCCTGGGTTTACACAAACCAATTGCTTATCTAAATGGTATTATCAAGGCCAAACTGCATATTGTTGATGGCATCATGGGAGACCTAACCTTTGAAGAAGGGGGCAATCCCGTTGAAATGGGCAGAATAATTGCAGGTACTGACCCTGTACTGGTGGACTCCTATGTGGCGGAATTAATGGGCTATGAAATTAATGAAATAAAGCATGTGCAAATAGCCCACGAAATAGGGCTGGGGCAGCTTTACAGTGATGATACGCCTATCAAAGAAATAGACAGGAAAAATATGCCTTCTGTTACAATTAAGCCCGGTCACAAGGTAAAACACCTCTCTAAGTGGATTAATGAAAACCAGGCCTGCTCCCCCTGCTACGGCAGCCTTATTCACGCCCTTGATAAACTAGATGACATGGGCTTGTTAGGGTCTTATAAAGGTAAAATATCAATTGGCAGGGGTTATAAAGAATCAGCTATTGATGGTATCGGAGTAGGCATTTGTACTAGCAAATCCCGGTACAATATTGCTGGGTGCCCTCCCAGGGCAAAGGATTTAGTACAGGTATTACAAAAGGTTATAAAGAATAAAAAATGA
- a CDS encoding DNA adenine methylase: MQTLIKWPGGKSKELQYVKQLMPRDYNTYIEPFFGGGAVYFHIEPQKAIVNDLCKELILFYRYVKGDLDRGLFKLELYKYVECWESIHKYMESIFKELLKIYLDFRQGLSNPDQVAERVLGLFIANHVLLNSYFPVDFTVIPQNFTGQMVDNTIAKLKRIKALEEKQGYLSIEDVQKNIETAIRSGIYMHFRDLLNKNMWNKEISEAKKIANYYFIREFCYGSMFRFNSKGEFNIPYGGIAYNRKDFRKKVDQVFSEKSKAILGNTTIENMDFEKFFDKYALAHNDFVFLDPPYHSDFSEYQQNSFSMEDQKRLARCLLNLKARFVLIIKNTDFIMSLYKNQPGININSFDKTYLYNVRGRNNRKAEHLLIYNYTN, from the coding sequence ATGCAGACACTAATCAAATGGCCAGGCGGAAAAAGCAAGGAATTACAGTATGTAAAGCAGCTAATGCCCAGAGATTATAATACCTACATAGAGCCTTTCTTTGGTGGAGGAGCAGTATATTTTCATATTGAGCCTCAAAAGGCTATTGTAAATGACCTCTGCAAGGAGCTAATTCTTTTTTACAGGTATGTAAAGGGTGACCTGGATAGGGGACTTTTCAAACTAGAGCTTTATAAATATGTAGAGTGCTGGGAAAGTATTCATAAGTATATGGAGTCCATATTTAAAGAGCTTCTAAAAATCTACTTGGACTTCAGGCAGGGTTTATCAAACCCTGATCAGGTGGCAGAAAGAGTTCTGGGACTATTTATTGCAAACCATGTACTACTTAATTCTTATTTCCCTGTTGATTTTACAGTAATTCCCCAAAATTTTACAGGGCAGATGGTTGACAATACTATAGCTAAACTTAAACGTATCAAGGCATTAGAGGAAAAACAGGGCTATCTTTCTATTGAAGATGTGCAAAAAAACATTGAAACTGCCATAAGAAGCGGCATTTATATGCACTTTCGTGATCTTCTCAACAAAAATATGTGGAATAAGGAGATTTCTGAAGCAAAAAAGATAGCCAACTACTACTTTATCCGAGAATTCTGTTATGGCTCCATGTTCCGCTTTAACTCCAAGGGGGAGTTTAATATACCCTATGGAGGTATAGCTTACAATAGAAAGGATTTTAGAAAAAAAGTTGACCAGGTATTTAGTGAAAAATCTAAAGCCATCCTCGGAAACACTACTATAGAAAATATGGACTTTGAGAAGTTTTTTGATAAATATGCTCTAGCACATAATGACTTTGTCTTCTTGGATCCACCTTACCATTCAGATTTTAGTGAGTACCAACAAAACTCCTTCAGCATGGAGGATCAGAAAAGGCTTGCCCGGTGTTTATTAAATCTAAAAGCAAGGTTTGTGCTTATTATCAAAAATACAGACTTTATTATGAGCTTGTATAAAAACCAACCTGGAATAAATATTAACTCCTTTGACAAGACCTATTTATATAATGTTCGAGGAAGAAATAATAGAAAAGCTGAACATTTATTAATATATAATTATACAAACTAG
- the polX gene encoding DNA polymerase/3'-5' exonuclease PolX produces the protein MDKHSVAKVLKEIGLLLELKGENPFKTKAYYNGARTIEFLEGDLEILVKENRLKDVKGIGQALNEKITELVLTGKLNYYEDLKASVPKGLMEMLNIPGLGPKKLKVLYDELAISSIADLEYACKENRLIDLKGFGPKSQENILKGIEYLKRFQGQYYYGEAIAAAEEIIEELKKSPHLVEVSLAGSIRRFKEIVKDIDLVASSNNPGELTRYMSELPQVTDVLALGETKASVKLLLGINLDLRVVKPEEYPYAIHHFTGSKEHNTAMRHRAKTMSLKMNEYGIFRGEQRVKCADEVEVFKALGLEYIPPELRENLGEIEAAEAGTLPNLVKPSDLKGIFHVHTTYSDGSNTLEEMVQACMELGYEYLGITDHSQSAFYAGGLKEEEILRQQEEIARLKEKYPQIEILSGIESDIKPDGSLDYSQEVLETFDFVIASVHSNFKMTREKATQRLVKAMEHPMVTMLGHPTGRILLGREGYPLDMEQIFEAALRHKVIIELNASPARLDIDWRYLKRARELGVLIAINPDAHRIHELQDVIYGVKIARKGWLEVKDVFNCRGRHDIIKYLAAKKLGPART, from the coding sequence GTGGATAAGCACTCAGTTGCCAAGGTTTTAAAGGAAATAGGATTGCTGCTTGAGCTAAAGGGAGAAAACCCCTTCAAGACCAAAGCCTATTACAATGGTGCCAGGACAATAGAGTTTTTAGAGGGGGATCTAGAGATCCTTGTAAAGGAAAATAGATTAAAGGATGTAAAGGGTATAGGTCAGGCTCTTAATGAAAAAATTACTGAGCTTGTTCTTACAGGAAAGCTCAATTATTATGAAGACTTAAAAGCAAGCGTTCCCAAGGGCCTAATGGAAATGCTAAATATTCCCGGTCTTGGCCCCAAAAAACTTAAGGTACTGTATGATGAGTTAGCAATTTCTAGTATTGCAGACCTTGAATACGCGTGTAAAGAAAATAGACTCATTGATTTAAAAGGCTTTGGTCCAAAATCCCAGGAAAATATTTTAAAAGGCATAGAGTATTTAAAACGTTTTCAAGGGCAGTATTATTACGGTGAAGCCATAGCAGCTGCAGAAGAAATTATAGAGGAGCTGAAAAAATCTCCTCATCTAGTTGAGGTTAGTCTGGCAGGAAGCATTAGAAGGTTCAAGGAAATTGTAAAAGATATTGACCTGGTTGCCTCGTCTAATAATCCAGGGGAGCTCACCAGGTACATGTCGGAGCTGCCCCAGGTAACAGATGTGCTAGCCCTTGGAGAAACCAAGGCTTCTGTAAAGCTGCTCCTTGGAATCAATCTGGATTTGCGCGTGGTGAAACCAGAAGAGTATCCCTATGCTATCCATCATTTTACCGGCAGCAAGGAGCATAATACAGCAATGCGCCACAGGGCAAAAACCATGAGTCTAAAAATGAATGAATATGGAATATTTAGGGGTGAACAAAGGGTTAAATGTGCAGATGAAGTAGAAGTGTTCAAGGCCCTGGGTCTTGAATATATACCTCCTGAACTAAGAGAGAATCTAGGAGAAATTGAAGCTGCCGAGGCAGGAACATTACCCAACCTTGTAAAACCTTCAGATCTAAAGGGTATTTTTCATGTGCACACTACCTATAGCGACGGTTCTAATACCCTTGAAGAAATGGTACAAGCCTGTATGGAGCTTGGGTACGAATACCTTGGCATAACTGACCACAGCCAGTCTGCCTTTTATGCAGGTGGTTTAAAGGAAGAGGAAATCCTAAGACAACAGGAGGAAATTGCCCGGCTAAAGGAAAAGTATCCCCAGATTGAGATATTAAGCGGCATTGAATCAGATATTAAGCCTGACGGTTCCCTGGATTATTCCCAGGAGGTACTGGAAACCTTTGACTTTGTAATAGCCTCAGTCCACTCCAACTTTAAGATGACCAGGGAAAAGGCAACCCAAAGGCTGGTTAAAGCCATGGAGCATCCCATGGTTACAATGCTCGGGCACCCCACGGGGAGAATACTCCTGGGCAGGGAGGGATATCCCCTGGATATGGAGCAAATTTTCGAGGCAGCCCTTAGGCACAAGGTTATCATTGAATTGAACGCCAGTCCAGCCCGTTTAGATATTGACTGGAGGTATTTAAAGAGGGCAAGAGAATTAGGGGTTTTAATAGCCATTAATCCCGATGCACATAGAATCCACGAATTACAGGATGTTATCTATGGTGTTAAAATTGCCCGCAAGGGTTGGCTTGAGGTAAAAGACGTATTTAACTGCAGGGGCCGTCATGACATAATAAAATATCTTGCGGCAAAAAAACTGGGTCCTGCAAGAACTTAG
- a CDS encoding nucleotide pyrophosphohydrolase → MQKDNMTMKEMQQVVDEYISQFEEGYFSPLALMARLTEEAGELAREVNHHYGEKPKRKDEEENTIDMELADCMFILICFANSLGIDLNKAFNDMMDKFNTRDKNRWTRKDQGQA, encoded by the coding sequence ATGCAAAAAGATAACATGACCATGAAGGAAATGCAGCAGGTTGTTGACGAATATATATCCCAGTTTGAAGAGGGATATTTCTCTCCTCTAGCACTAATGGCGCGTTTAACAGAAGAAGCAGGAGAACTGGCCAGGGAAGTAAATCATCACTATGGAGAAAAACCAAAGAGAAAAGATGAAGAGGAAAACACCATAGACATGGAGCTTGCAGATTGTATGTTCATTCTCATTTGCTTTGCCAACTCCCTGGGAATAGACCTTAACAAGGCTTTTAATGATATGATGGACAAGTTTAATACACGAGATAAGAACCGCTGGACCAGAAAAGACCAGGGTCAGGCTTGA
- a CDS encoding ZIP family metal transporter — MDSSTILQITLIGLISGVLGTALGGLFGVILNISKGNRLSIIMGFAAGIMMTIVFLELLSETIDMNLVEWGVVGLTVGVLVFLIIDLIIPHHHPHSQDGMGSTYLKKGALMTLGIGLHNLPEGLAIGAGFAASQDLGFTLAIVIAIHNIPEGLAVATPLIMANISRFKVLLITAAAGFPMAAGAFIGALIGNISPVFLAASLGFAGGAMLYIVCDELIPDAYNIARSEHYPIMGILFGVVIGIVLIYLVNF, encoded by the coding sequence ATGGACAGCAGCACGATTTTGCAGATAACGTTAATTGGCTTAATTTCAGGTGTATTGGGCACTGCCCTGGGGGGATTATTTGGAGTAATTCTAAACATATCAAAGGGCAACAGGTTAAGTATTATCATGGGCTTTGCTGCAGGCATTATGATGACAATAGTTTTTCTTGAACTACTCTCAGAAACCATTGACATGAATTTGGTGGAATGGGGGGTTGTTGGGTTGACAGTTGGGGTCTTGGTATTTTTGATTATAGATTTAATCATACCCCATCATCATCCCCATTCCCAGGATGGCATGGGCTCAACTTATCTTAAAAAGGGCGCACTTATGACACTGGGCATAGGCTTACATAATCTGCCTGAAGGCTTAGCAATTGGGGCTGGATTTGCCGCCTCCCAGGATCTCGGTTTCACTCTAGCAATTGTTATAGCAATACACAATATTCCTGAAGGCCTTGCTGTTGCCACACCCCTTATCATGGCAAATATTTCTCGTTTCAAGGTGCTTCTCATTACTGCAGCAGCTGGGTTTCCCATGGCTGCCGGCGCTTTCATTGGTGCCCTTATAGGAAATATTTCTCCAGTTTTCCTTGCGGCATCCCTGGGATTTGCAGGAGGTGCAATGCTTTATATTGTGTGTGATGAACTAATTCCTGATGCTTATAATATTGCCAGAAGTGAACATTACCCCATTATGGGCATCCTTTTTGGAGTTGTCATAGGAATTGTACTTATCTATTTAGTGAATTTTTAG
- a CDS encoding transposase — MPRRSRVHYYGALYHVIVRGNNKEYIFEQDEDKAIYKDIIKNYKKKYYFVIYAYCIMNNHAHILIEIRDTPLSRIMQGIQQVYTQLYNKKYERTGHVFEQRYKAILCDKENYFLELIKYIHQNPIKANITETPDYKWSSYVEYIGRPDIVDVSEVLLRFSENNQEAIKRYQEFMGVLDQQDNNFEYALPEQDIEKQSEIPTALIKIGKDNYLERVTKYYGVSLKEYRTGRLTKELRQKRAIIILLSKEITNISNKELSELFGITPSGITKILTRTDYNVVKDEYDKLKMSICQA; from the coding sequence ATGCCAAGAAGGTCCAGGGTACATTATTATGGAGCACTATATCATGTCATTGTAAGAGGTAACAACAAAGAATACATTTTTGAACAGGATGAAGACAAGGCAATTTATAAGGACATTATCAAAAACTACAAGAAAAAATACTATTTTGTTATTTATGCCTATTGCATTATGAACAATCATGCACATATTCTAATAGAAATTAGAGACACGCCCCTTTCGAGGATTATGCAGGGAATACAACAAGTTTATACTCAATTGTACAATAAAAAGTATGAGAGAACAGGTCATGTATTTGAGCAAAGATATAAAGCCATACTTTGCGATAAGGAGAACTATTTTTTAGAGCTAATAAAATATATCCACCAAAACCCCATAAAGGCTAATATTACAGAAACTCCAGATTATAAATGGAGCAGCTATGTTGAATATATTGGCAGACCGGATATTGTGGATGTTAGCGAAGTATTGCTTCGGTTTTCGGAAAATAACCAGGAGGCAATTAAAAGATACCAGGAATTCATGGGGGTACTTGATCAACAGGACAATAATTTTGAATATGCCTTACCAGAGCAAGACATAGAAAAACAAAGCGAAATTCCCACGGCGTTAATAAAGATTGGGAAAGATAATTATTTAGAGAGAGTGACAAAATATTATGGGGTTAGTTTGAAAGAATATAGGACTGGCAGGTTAACAAAGGAACTAAGGCAAAAGAGGGCAATTATTATATTGCTCAGCAAGGAGATAACAAATATTAGCAACAAAGAACTCAGTGAATTATTTGGAATAACACCGTCAGGAATAACCAAGATTTTGACAAGAACGGACTATAATGTTGTAAAGGATGAATATGACAAGTTGAAAATGTCAATTTGTCAAGCCTGA
- a CDS encoding (2Fe-2S)-binding protein, which translates to MPLISLKVNNREYCLEVENHLRLIDLLREKLRLTGTKEGCGEGECGACTVLMDGKIVNSCLVLAIQAQGKEIITIEGIGSGKELHPVQQAFLEEGAVQCGYCTPGMVISAVDLLNKYPKPSKQEIKRHLAGNLCRCTGYDKIMKAVLKASQRGE; encoded by the coding sequence ATGCCGTTAATCAGCTTGAAGGTTAACAATAGGGAGTATTGTCTGGAAGTTGAAAATCATCTAAGATTGATAGATCTTTTGAGGGAAAAGCTGAGGCTTACAGGAACCAAAGAAGGCTGTGGCGAAGGGGAATGTGGTGCCTGCACTGTACTTATGGATGGCAAGATAGTCAACTCATGTCTTGTTTTGGCCATACAGGCACAGGGCAAAGAAATTATTACAATAGAAGGAATAGGTTCAGGAAAGGAACTGCATCCTGTACAGCAGGCATTCCTGGAGGAGGGGGCAGTGCAGTGCGGCTACTGCACACCGGGAATGGTCATATCAGCAGTAGACTTGCTAAATAAATATCCCAAGCCTTCCAAACAGGAAATTAAAAGGCACCTGGCTGGTAACTTATGCAGATGTACAGGCTATGACAAGATTATGAAGGCAGTATTAAAAGCATCTCAAAGGGGTGAGTAG
- a CDS encoding xanthine dehydrogenase family protein molybdopterin-binding subunit — protein sequence MVKERIIGQNTIKVDALSKVTGKAQYPADLEMASMLYGRLLQLDVAHARIISIDTNDAQNIPGVKAVLTGKDVPGLNGQGVLFTDMPVLSAQRVRSINDVVALVAAETQDIAQEAIDSIKVEYEELPAVFDAEEAMKEDAPRVHDKENIIYHLKIRKGNVQEAFERSAIIVEDVYTTQMVDHAFLQPESCLAYLDNRGHLVVHIATQYIHWDRYEIARALNMPVHKIKVVNTAVGGAFGGREDMTLQIRAALLALKTGRPVKIVSERTESFKLHSKRHPIKMYYKTGADAQGRLTALEAKIIGDTGAYASWAPNIMRKAAIHATGPYIIPNVMVDSYAVYTNNPFAGAMRGFGAAQPPLAHESQMDRIAEKLGIHPFKIRWINAMEEGSQTATGQTLDASVGLKECMKVTAAAAGWDIEELTGGCSNG from the coding sequence GTGGTTAAAGAACGGATAATTGGTCAAAACACCATAAAGGTAGATGCTTTAAGCAAGGTTACTGGGAAGGCTCAATATCCTGCAGACCTGGAAATGGCTAGTATGCTTTATGGAAGATTACTCCAGTTAGACGTGGCACATGCCCGAATAATAAGTATTGACACCAATGATGCACAAAATATTCCTGGCGTAAAGGCTGTTTTGACAGGCAAGGACGTGCCTGGCCTTAATGGACAGGGTGTTTTATTTACAGATATGCCGGTTTTATCAGCCCAACGGGTGCGTTCAATAAATGATGTGGTGGCCCTGGTAGCTGCTGAGACTCAGGATATAGCGCAAGAGGCCATTGATAGCATCAAGGTTGAGTATGAGGAGCTACCAGCAGTTTTTGATGCTGAAGAGGCAATGAAGGAAGATGCCCCCAGGGTACATGATAAAGAGAATATTATATATCACCTGAAAATTAGAAAGGGTAATGTTCAAGAGGCCTTTGAAAGATCTGCAATTATAGTAGAAGATGTCTATACAACACAAATGGTTGATCATGCTTTTTTGCAGCCTGAAAGCTGTCTAGCCTATCTAGACAACAGGGGACACCTGGTTGTCCATATAGCAACCCAGTATATCCACTGGGATAGATATGAGATTGCTCGTGCCTTAAACATGCCTGTTCATAAAATAAAGGTAGTAAATACAGCGGTAGGTGGAGCCTTTGGCGGCAGGGAAGATATGACCCTGCAGATAAGGGCAGCCCTTTTGGCCCTTAAGACAGGCAGACCTGTAAAAATAGTGTCTGAGAGAACAGAATCCTTTAAGCTTCACTCAAAAAGACACCCCATCAAGATGTACTACAAGACAGGTGCAGATGCGCAGGGCAGACTCACAGCCCTTGAGGCAAAAATTATAGGAGATACAGGGGCATATGCCTCCTGGGCCCCTAATATAATGAGAAAGGCTGCAATCCATGCTACAGGACCATACATTATACCCAATGTAATGGTTGATTCTTATGCAGTATATACCAACAACCCTTTTGCAGGAGCTATGAGGGGCTTTGGTGCAGCTCAGCCACCCCTTGCCCATGAATCCCAGATGGACAGGATAGCAGAAAAACTTGGCATCCATCCATTTAAAATACGTTGGATAAATGCCATGGAGGAAGGCAGCCAGACTGCTACAGGACAGACTCTTGATGCAAGTGTAGGCTTGAAGGAATGCATGAAGGTAACTGCAGCTGCAGCTGGATGGGATATTGAGGAGTTGACGGGAGGTTGCAGTAATGGCTAA